Proteins encoded within one genomic window of Anomaloglossus baeobatrachus isolate aAnoBae1 unplaced genomic scaffold, aAnoBae1.hap1 Scaffold_281, whole genome shotgun sequence:
- the LOC142265996 gene encoding uncharacterized protein LOC142265996, with protein sequence MTSQTTSNSLMDFSKALGKIPVSCKDTPGFIVSRLLVPYLMEFVHLHERGHASKEEMDVAMKLEVRYQIGPFELWIMLVLTLVNTPLMVGTRWNLKTPFLPPVNYSISFERRPEKDFIKADADDGIRSSDGPLISSEFKTDDESITHYTYEEHAVVPDIPSVLSWKTLSSDLFKQVQNSHLSQNCKQNKSYRRDVEHETAPTREKPFSCSECKKCFIRKSDLVKHQKIHTGEKPFSCSECGKGFIQKINLVTHQKIHTGEKPFSCSECGKGFIWKSDLVWHQRTHTGEKPFSCSECGKCFIRKADLVRHQKIHTGEKPFSCSECAKCFIEKRNLVKHQKIHTGEKPFSCSECGKCFIWKSHLVWHQISHTGEKPFSCSECGKCFIQKSDLVRHQKNHTGEKPFSCSECGKCFIRKSHLVRHQTNHIGEKPFSCPECGKCFIQKSHLVRHQKTHTGDKPFSCSECGKCFIRKSHLVRHQTNHIGEKPFSCPECGKCFTRKSGLVYHQKDHTK encoded by the exons ATGACTAGCCAAACGACTTCTAACTCTCTCATGGACTTCAGTAAAGCACTAGGAAAGATCCCTGTGTCATGTAAGGACACCCCAGGGTTCATTGTTAGCCGTCTTCTGGTACCATACCTAATGGAATTCGTGCATCTTCATGAAAGAGGTCATGCATCTAAAGAAGAGATGGATGTTGCAATGAAATTGGAAGTCCGTTACCAAATCGGTCCTTTTGAGCTTTGGATTATGTTGGTCTTGACACTAGTAAATACACCATTGATGGTTGGTACcagatggaacctgaaaaccccctttttgcctccagTGAATTACTCAATAAGCTTCGAAAGAAGACCGGAGAAGGATTTTATAAAGGCAGATG ccgatgacggtatcaggagttcagatggacctctaatatcttcagaatttaaaacagatgatgaaagtattacacattatacatatgaggagcatgctgttgtcccagatataccttcaGTCCTTTCATGGAAAACTCTATCatcagatcttttcaaacaagtccaaaattcccatttatcacagaattgtaagcaaaataaaagttacagaagggatgtggaacatgaaacggctcctacaagggagaaaccattttcatgttcagagtgtaagaaatgttttattcggaaatcagaccttgttaaacatcagaaaattcacacaggggagaagccattttcatgttcagaatgtgggaaaggttttattcagaaaataaaccttgttacacatcagaaaattcacacaggggagaagccattttcatgttcagagtgtgggaaaggttttatttggaaatctgatcttgtttggcatcaaagaactcacacaggggagaagccattttcatgttcagagtgtgggaaatgttttattcggaaagcagaccttgttagacatcagaaaattcacacaggggagaagccattttcatgttcagagtgtgcgaaatgttttattgagaaaagaaaccttgttaaacatcagaaaattcacacaggggagaagccattttcatgttcagagtgtgggaaatgttttatttggaaatcacatcttgtttggcatcaaatatctcacacaggggagaagccattttcatgttcagagtgtgggaaatgttttattcagaaatcagaccttgttagacatcagaaaaatcacacaggggagaagccattttcatgttcagagtgtgggaaatgttttattcggaaatcacaccttgttagacatcagacaaatcacataggggagaagccattttcatgcccagaatgtggtaaatgttttattcagaaatcacaccttgttagacatcagaaaactcacacaggggataagccgttttcatgttcagagtgtgggaaatgttttattcggaaatcacaccttgttagacatcagacaaatcacataggggagaagccgttttcatgcccagaatgtggtaaatgttttactaggaaatcaggtcttgtttaccatcaaaaagatcacacaaaataa